CGTCGAAACGCTCGCGCGTTCCCTCGCGGAGGCCTGTCGGCGATGAACGAGCTCGAGCGGCTCCGCGTCTCGATCGACGAGCTCGACCGCGTGCTGGTGAAGCTCCTGAACCAGCGCGCGAAGTACGCGCTGGAGATTGGGCGGGCCAAGAGCGCCACGGGGCTTCCGGTCTATTCGCCCGAGCGGGAGCGCGAGGTCCTCGCGCACGTCGAAACCGAGAACCGGGGCCCGCTTTCCGTCGACGCGCTCCGGCGTCTCTACGAACGCATCATCGACGAGTCCCGCCGTCTCGAGCGGGAAGCCCAGGAGGGGAAA
The Thermoanaerobaculia bacterium genome window above contains:
- a CDS encoding chorismate mutase; the protein is MNELERLRVSIDELDRVLVKLLNQRAKYALEIGRAKSATGLPVYSPEREREVLAHVETENRGPLSVDALRRLYERIIDESRRLEREAQEGKC